One Ricinus communis isolate WT05 ecotype wild-type chromosome 2, ASM1957865v1, whole genome shotgun sequence DNA segment encodes these proteins:
- the LOC8265007 gene encoding uncharacterized protein LOC8265007, whose translation MGWHSKEKENLESALGESTLLILQLGKQYNLRMLLNVIKGAVNDKEWNDCLSEAVAWATGDQLGKLFATILVDCEVAEPFEVWRTNMDILAEEMSHDITPMGQLHEQLHEGLNVDQKNIHESITDSVKSTRGKLFFVHGHGDAYGESSCDINRGSQLVEVLLQTSLIIWDEAPMANESSFEALDKSLRDIMQDKYDDSMDRPFEGIIMVLGEDFRQILPVVPKGSRNDIVQASITSSYLWNHFEVLVLKKNMRLSRNSEEDDLVPVPPDIMLNENGDPIRTIVEATYPSLRSNIANISYTKERAILTTKNDTVHDINNVAMNLIEGDEMTYFSSDSICKSSTHVNDRGQSLSN comes from the exons ATGGGCTggcattcaaaagaaaaagaaaatctggAAAGTGCACTGGGAGAATCTACTTTGCTCATCCTGCAACTGGGGAAACAATACAATCTAAGGATGCTTTTGAATGTCATCAAAGGAGCCGTTA ATGACAAGGAGTGGAATGACTGTCTGTCTGAAGCTGTTGCTTGGGCAACAGGAGATCAATTGGGTAAACTTTTTGCAACAATCTTAGTCGACTGTGAAGTTGCTGAACCATTTGAAGTTTGGAGAACTAATATGGATATACTTGCGGAGG AGATGAGTCATGACATAACACCAATGGGACAGTTACATGAGCAGTTACATGAAGGACTTAATGTTGATCAAAAGAACATTCATGAATCCATCACGGATTCAGTTAAAAGTACTCGGGGCAAATTATTCTTTGTTCATGGACATGGAG ATGCATATGGGGAGTCAAGTTGTGACATTAACAGAGGAAGTCAATTAGTAGAAGTTCTTTTGCAGACATCTCTAATTATTTGGGATGAAGCTCCTATGGCAAATGAGTCCTCTTTTGAAGCATTGGACAAAAGCTTAAGAGATATAATGCAAGACAAATATGATGACAGCATGGATAGGCCTTTTGAAGGGATCATAATGGTGCTTGGAGAAGACTTTAGACAAATACTTCCAGTTGTGCCAAAAGGGAGCAGAAATGATATTGTACAAGCATCAATAACTTCATCCTACTTGTGGAATCATTTTGAAGTTCTGGTTTTGAAGAAGAACATGCGCCTTAGTCGGAATTCAG AAGAAGATGATTTGGTTCCTGTTCCACCCGATATCATGCTAAATGAAAATGGAGATCCTATAAGAACCATAGTGGAGGCTACATATCCTTCTTTAAGGTCTAACATTGCAAATATTTCTTACACAAAAGAAAGGGCAATATTAACTACTAAAAATGACACAGTGCATGACATTAATAATGTTGCCATGAACCTTATAGAAGGAGATGAGATGACATACTTTAGCTCGGATTCTATATGCAAATCCTCCACTCATGTTAATGATAGAGGACAATCTCTATCCAACTGA
- the LOC8264976 gene encoding elongation factor 1-alpha, protein MGKEKVHINIVVIGHVDSGKSTTTGHLIYKLGGIDKRVIERFEKEAAEMNKRSFKYAWVLDKLKAERERGITIDIALWKFETTKYYCTVIDAPGHRDFIKNMITGTSQADCAVLIIDSTTGGFEAGISKDGQTREHALLAFTLGVKQMICCCNKMDATTPKYSKARYDEIVKEVSSYLKKVGYNPDKIPFVPISGFEGDNMIERSTNLDWYKGPTLLEALDQINEPKRPTDKPLRLPLQDVYKIGGIGTVPVGRVETGVLKPGMVVTFGPSGLTTEVKSVEMHHEALQEALPGDNVGFNVKNVAVKDLKRGFVASNSKDDPAKEAANFTSQVIIMNHPGQIGNGYAPVLDCHTSHIAVKFAEILTKIDRRSGKELEKEPKFLKNGDAGFVKMIPTKPMVVETFSEYPPLGRFAVRDMRQTVAVGVIKSVEKKDPSGAKVTKSAAKKGGK, encoded by the exons ATGGGTAAGGAGAAGGTTCACATCAACATTGTGGTCATTGGCCATGTCGACTCTGGAAAGTCAACTACTACTGGCCATCTCATCTATAAGTTGGGAGGTATTGACAAGCGTGTCATTGAGAGATTCGAGAAGGAAGCTGCTGAGATGAACAAGAGGTCATTCAAGTATGCTTGGGTGCTTGACAAGCTTAAGGCCGAGCGTGAGCGTGGTATCACCATTGATATTGCCTTGTGGAAGTTTGAGACCACCAAGTACTACTGCACCGTCATTGATGCACCTGGACATCGTGACTTTATCAAGAATATGATTACCGGTACTTCACAGGCTGACTGTGCTGTTCTGATTATTGATTCCACCACTGGTGGTTTTGAAGCTGGTATTTCCAAGGATGGTCAGACCCGTGAGCATGCTCTCCTTGCTTTCACCCTTGGTGTCAAGCAAATGATTTGCTGTTGCAACAAG ATGGATGCTACTACTCCCAAGTACTCCAAGGCCAGGTATGATGAAATTGTCAAGGAGGTTTCCTCTTACCTGAAGAAGGTCGGATACAACCCCGATAAAATTCCTTTCGTTCCCATCTCTGGCTTCGAAGGTGACAACATGATCGAGAGGTCCACCAACCTTGACTGGTACAAGGGACCAACCCTACTTGAAGCTCTTGACCAGATCAATGAGCCAAAGAGGCCCACAGACAAGCCTCTTCGTCTCCCACTTCAAGACGTTTACAAGATTGGTGGTATTGGAACAGTTCCAGTGGGTCGGGTGGAGACTGGTGTCCTCAAGCCTGGTATGGTTGTGACCTTTGGACCCAGTGGACTGACAACTGAAGTTAAGTCGGTTGAAATGCATCACGAGGCTCTCCAGGAGGCCCTCCCTGGTGACAATGTTGGTTTCAATGTTAAGAATGTTGCTGTCAAGGATCTTAAGAGAGGTTTTGTTGCTTCAAACTCCAAGGACGATCCAGCAAAGGAGGCAGCCAACTTCACATCCCAAGTCATCATCATGAACCATCCTGGTCAGATTGGAAATGGATATGCTCCAGTGTTGGACTGTCACACCTCCCACATTGCTGTGAAGTTTGCTGAGATCCTAACCAAGATTGATCGTCGATCCGGTAAGGAGCTTGAGAAGGAGCCCAAATTCTTGAAGAATGGTGATGCTGGTTTCGTGAAGATGATTCCAACCAAGCCCATGGTTGTTGAGACCTTCTCCGAGTACCCTCCATTGGGTCGGTTTGCTGTTAGGGACATGCGCCAAACTGTTGCAGTGGGTGTTATCAAGAGTGTTGAGAAGAAGGACCCAAGCGGAGCTAAGGTCACCAAGTCTGCTGCCAAGAAGGGAGGAAAATGa